One region of Deinococcus budaensis genomic DNA includes:
- the gyrA gene encoding DNA gyrase subunit A, with protein MTGIHPVDITAEVKTNFINYAMNVIVDRALPDVRDGMKPVQRRIMYAMLLEGLAANHKHAKSASVVGEVMKKYHPHGDSSIYDAMVRLGQWWNMRYTLVDPQGNFGSIDGDPPAAMRYTEARMTKVAEEVLADLEKETVDHKPNYDETTVEPAVLPSAVPNLLINGATGIAVGMATNIPPHNLTEISNGLLALIDNPATSLDEMMTHVLGPDFPTGGRISRQGIREAYATGHSGLKVRGKARIDEKNGRTQIIISEIPYQVNKTNLIQTISAMYKAGKIPDISALRDESDRKEPVRIVIELKRGAIPTLVLNQLYKYTQLQSTFTVINLSIVNGEPRVLPLIDTMQAFLNHRRDVVTRRTAYDLKKAEERAHVLEGLVKALDHIDEVISLIRGSNTGAEARDVLMARFGLSEIQSQAILDMRLQRLVGLEREKLMAEYDELQKTIQRLRSILGDEKLLWREIKKEIRDIRDRYGDERRSTITDLEDDISKEDLIAVEDMVITMTRAGYLKRTNLTAYRAQGRGGRGASGGKLRDEDINTRVFVGSTHDYLLFFTDQGRVFHEKIYDLPEAGRDAKGTHIRNLLPSLREDENIASVLSVKGFDEAGSFVFATRKGMVKKTLITDYGNITSAGLIAINLQPGDELIGVDIQRDGDDVVLATREGQAMRFAATEVRDTGRATQGVIGIRLREDDCVVSMALVPGGDDGSELLAVSEYGLGKRTPVGDYPSKGRGGLGVITLDVTDKTGKLVTLTHVAGDEELMVLTEKGTVIRTRVEEVRVTGRNAQGVKVINIGDKDRVISAFPIRREDEL; from the coding sequence GGTCAAGACCAACTTCATCAACTACGCGATGAACGTGATCGTGGACCGCGCGCTGCCCGACGTGCGCGACGGCATGAAGCCGGTGCAGCGCCGCATCATGTACGCGATGCTGCTTGAGGGCCTGGCCGCCAACCACAAGCACGCCAAGAGTGCGTCGGTCGTCGGCGAGGTGATGAAGAAGTACCACCCCCACGGTGACTCCTCGATCTACGACGCGATGGTGCGGCTGGGGCAGTGGTGGAACATGCGCTACACCCTGGTGGACCCGCAGGGCAACTTCGGCTCCATCGACGGCGACCCGCCCGCCGCCATGCGCTACACCGAAGCCCGGATGACCAAGGTCGCCGAGGAAGTGCTGGCCGACCTCGAAAAGGAGACGGTCGATCACAAGCCCAACTACGACGAGACGACCGTCGAACCTGCGGTGCTGCCTTCGGCGGTGCCCAACCTGCTGATCAACGGCGCGACCGGGATCGCGGTCGGGATGGCGACCAACATCCCGCCGCACAACCTCACCGAGATCAGCAACGGCCTGCTGGCGCTGATCGACAACCCCGCGACCAGCCTCGACGAGATGATGACCCACGTGCTGGGACCGGACTTCCCGACCGGCGGACGTATCTCCCGCCAGGGCATCCGCGAGGCCTACGCGACCGGGCACTCGGGCCTGAAGGTGCGCGGCAAGGCCCGCATCGACGAGAAAAACGGGCGCACCCAGATCATCATCTCCGAGATTCCCTATCAGGTGAACAAGACCAACCTGATCCAGACCATCTCGGCGATGTACAAGGCGGGCAAGATCCCCGACATCAGTGCGTTGCGTGACGAGTCCGACCGCAAGGAGCCGGTGCGGATCGTGATCGAGCTGAAGCGCGGCGCGATCCCGACGCTGGTGCTCAACCAGCTGTACAAGTACACCCAGCTGCAAAGCACCTTCACGGTGATCAACCTCAGCATCGTGAACGGCGAGCCGCGCGTGCTGCCCCTCATCGACACCATGCAGGCCTTCTTGAACCACCGCCGCGACGTGGTGACCCGCCGCACCGCCTACGACCTGAAAAAGGCCGAGGAACGCGCCCACGTGCTCGAAGGTCTGGTCAAGGCGCTCGACCATATCGACGAGGTCATCAGCCTGATTCGCGGCAGCAACACCGGCGCCGAGGCGCGGGACGTGTTGATGGCCCGCTTCGGCCTCTCGGAGATTCAGTCGCAGGCGATCCTGGATATGCGCCTCCAGCGCCTCGTCGGCCTGGAGCGCGAGAAGCTGATGGCCGAGTACGACGAGCTGCAAAAGACCATTCAGCGCCTGCGCTCGATCCTGGGCGACGAGAAGCTGCTGTGGCGCGAGATCAAGAAAGAAATCCGCGACATCCGCGACCGCTACGGCGACGAGCGCCGCTCGACCATCACCGACCTGGAAGACGACATCTCCAAGGAGGACCTGATCGCGGTCGAGGACATGGTGATCACCATGACCCGCGCCGGGTACCTCAAGCGCACCAACCTGACCGCCTACCGGGCGCAGGGGCGGGGCGGGCGCGGCGCCTCGGGCGGCAAGCTGCGCGACGAGGACATCAACACCCGCGTCTTTGTGGGCAGCACCCACGACTACCTGCTGTTCTTCACCGACCAGGGCCGGGTCTTCCACGAGAAGATCTACGACCTGCCGGAAGCGGGCCGTGACGCCAAGGGCACCCACATCCGCAACCTGCTGCCTTCCCTGCGCGAGGACGAGAACATCGCGTCCGTGCTGAGCGTGAAGGGCTTCGACGAGGCGGGCAGCTTCGTCTTCGCCACCCGCAAGGGCATGGTCAAAAAGACGCTGATCACCGACTACGGCAACATCACCTCGGCGGGACTGATCGCCATCAACCTCCAGCCCGGCGACGAGCTGATCGGCGTGGACATCCAGCGCGACGGCGACGACGTGGTGCTGGCGACCCGCGAGGGCCAGGCGATGCGCTTTGCCGCGACCGAGGTGCGCGACACCGGCCGCGCCACCCAGGGCGTGATCGGCATCCGGTTGCGCGAGGACGACTGCGTGGTCAGCATGGCGCTGGTTCCCGGCGGCGACGACGGCAGCGAACTGCTGGCGGTCAGCGAGTACGGCCTGGGCAAGCGCACCCCGGTGGGCGACTACCCCAGCAAGGGGCGCGGCGGCCTGGGCGTGATCACCCTCGACGTGACCGACAAGACCGGCAAGCTGGTCACCCTGACCCACGTGGCGGGCGACGAGGAGCTGATGGTCCTCACCGAGAAGGGCACCGTGATCCGCACCCGCGTCGAGGAGGTCCGGGTGACCGGCCGCAACGCGCAGGGCGTGAAGGTCATCAATATCGGCGACAAGGACCGTGTGATCAGCGCCTTCCCGATCCGCCGCGAGGACGAGCTGTAA